In a single window of the Acyrthosiphon pisum isolate AL4f chromosome X, pea_aphid_22Mar2018_4r6ur, whole genome shotgun sequence genome:
- the LOC100568883 gene encoding small ubiquitin-related modifier 3-like produces MTVLNTETPSAYAPSPDSPPPDAPAPVRNRPPHININVGRSDDTAIKFMIKKTTQFDKLMKTYCVACDLPLNGVRLFFGGRQVCRFDTASSLGIEHGDFIEALHDF; encoded by the exons ATGACCGTCCTCAACACA GAGACTCCATCAGCATATGCCCCATCGCCAGATTCTCCACCTCCAGATGCTCCTGCCCCAGTCAGAAATCGACCACCTCACATAAATATCAATGTAGGCAGATCAGACGACACAGCCATAAAATTTATGATCAAAAAGACTACACAGTTTGATAAATTGATGAAAACGTACTGTGTGGCATGT GACTTACCTTTGAATGGTGTCAGATTGTTTTTTGGTGGAAGACAAGTTTGTAGATTTGATACTGCTTCATCTCTAGGGATAGAACACGGCGATTTCATAGAAGCATTGCATGACTTTTAA